AAAAGTTACTTTATGGCGCAAATGAAAATTCTTGAACATTTTTGGACGCCTTAAATCCAGATAGCGGTATTGCAGTCTTATCTCTTCTGCGACGTTAATATCGTCTCTTATTTGAAAAGGTAAAGCTTTTGCTGCATTTAAAACTTTTACATCAGTAACCTTGATTTCAATTTCACCGGAAAACAGGTTTTTATTTACAGTGCCTTCCGGTCTGTTTTCAACAATACCTTTAATATTTAAAACATACTCATCTCTTGCCGTTCCTGCGATTTCATGCAATTCTTTATTTATCCCGGGATTAAATACGAGTTGAACAATTCCTGTGCGGTCCCTAAGGTCAATAAATATTACTCCGCCGTGGTCCCGCCAGGTGTTTACCCATCCGAACAGGTTTACTTCTTTTCCTAAATGAACTGCATTTACTTCCCCGCAATAATTTGACCGTAACATTATAATTAGCCCCCTAACTCTTCTTTCAAATTTTCCATTTTTACAGGTTTTTGTGAACCATCAGACATATTCTTTAGAGTCACAACACCTTCCTTAAGTTCATTTTCACCAATAATAGCCACAAGTTTTACTTTTAATACATCAGCCGCTTTCATCTGGTTCTTTATATTTTTTTCTTCATATACCATCTGAACGCATTTACCCGCCTGTCTCAATTCTTCCGCCAATTTCAGGGCTTTCATCATCGAGGGTTTTCCAAGATGAACAATAAAAAGATCCGGTATATTTTCAACCGGCAATTTAATTTCCAGAGCATCGATAACCGAAACGAGACGCTCTAAACCGAAACCAAAACCAACGGCCGGTGTTTTTTCCCCGCCAAACTCCTCCACAAGGTTATTATATCTTCCTCCGCCCATAATAGCACTTTGAGCTCCAAGTTTTTCGGAATGCACTTCAAAAACCGTACCCGTATAATAATCAAAACCCCGGACAAGAGAATCGTTCAATTTATAATTAACCTTTAACAGTTGTAACCCGTCTTTAAGTTCTTCAAAGTGATTTTTGCAATTCACGCAAAGATAGTCGCTCATTTTCGGAAGCTTTCCGTTAGCAACTATCTTTTTGCAGCTTTCTTCTTTACAGTCAAGAATACGAAGCGGGTTCTTCTCTGCACGAACCTTGCAAGCCTCACACAATCCGGCATTGTTCCTCACAAAATGTGCTCTTAAGAATTCTATATATTTGGGACGGCAATCCTTACAGCCTATCGAGTTGAGCTGCGTTATCAGACCCGTTAACCCCAGCTTTGTAAAAATCGTTACTACCGCCGCTATAACTTCAGCATCAAGATACGCGCTGGCGCTGCCAAAAGCCTCAACTCCGACTTGAACATGTTCTCTAAATCTTCCGGCTTGAGGGCGTTCGTATCTGAACATAGAGCCTATGTAAAATAATTTAACAGGCGCAGGATTATTATAAAGACCATTTTGCAAATAAGCTCTGACAACACCTGCAGTACCTTCCGGACGGAGGGTCAGGCTTCTGCCTTTTTTATCCAAAAAGGTATACATCTCTTTTGTCACAATATCCGAAGTTTCACCTATACCCCGTATAAATAGATCCGTATGTTCGAACATCGGAACTATTATTTCTTCATACCCGAAAGAGTTAAGAACCTGCCTTGCGACAGTTTTAATATACTGCCATTTTGCTGTTTCAGCGGGTAAAACATCTTTTGTCCCTCTCGGTGAGGTGTATTTAATATTCATCTTGGTATTCCTTTATAAAGATATTGACGAAGTACTAATGACTATTGACTATTTAAGGAGTGATATCTCTAAAATCTAAACATGGCGGAGGTTTTTATTCCGCCTACCATAAATAGTCACTAGTCATTCGTCATTAGTAATTTGTTTTTGTTTTTATCTTATTATTGCAATTTTCCCGGTCTTGGTCTGAGACTGGGAATTAACCTGAGCGGAAATCACATAAACATATATACCGCTTGCTGCCGCTCTACCGTCGGAATTTTTCAAATCCCAATTATATTCATAGATCCATTCATTGTTTGCAGCGCTTACTGAATCGTTTTGGGCCAATGCCGCTTCCATAACCAGCTCGCCTGCTATGGTATAGATCCGGAGCGCTGTCGCAGTTACATTTCTGGAAAAAACAGCCCGTATAGTGCTGCTTGCTGCATTTTTTACCGGATTCGGATAATTAAACATTTTATTGAATACAATATTCGTTGTCGCCGGAATTGCAAAAAGTTTAGCAGTCATTACTGCGGTTCCGCTTCCCGAAAAATTTGAAAGAGTAATTTTACTGGGACCATCGGAGTAACTGTCACTTTGAGGAGAGGTAAAAAGATCTCCGGCCCCGTCAAAGGGATCTGTAGATTCTCCTCTGGAAGTAAATCCGACATCACTGTCGTCATCTTTTTCTTCAAGAGCTACTCTATAAATCGTGCCGTTATTAATATCATTATTGGCTAAAGAGCCTATTGAATCATCGATATGCCAGACTAACACACCCTCTCCCGGGAGATTACTATCAAAACCTGCCTGCCTCCTGTATTCAAAAAGAAAATATTCCGTCGTACTGCTTAGAATCGGAATTTTAAAACAATTCCCGCTCGAACTTTCAAAAGAATTAATTGTCAGTGTAGTTGAAGAACTCTGTACCGTCGGGATCATCCAATTAATTAATATTTTATTCCAACTGGACATATGAGGCGGGTTTGCCCCGTTATTCACCCAGGAACCGTAGTCCATTAAATCCCATTTGCCTACTCTCGAATTTTTTGGAGCAATAGTCTGATAAAGGTCAGGAAGTCCAAGCTGATGCCCAAATTCGTGACAAAGCACGCCAAAAGGATAGTATCCTGTTGATTCCATTGCCGGAACTGTTTCACCTTCAAAAAAACCGCCTGCAGATCCGAAGGAAGGATCCCATTCGACAAAAACAGACCAGATGTCATCATCAGTAACTCCGGTGGGGGATTCTTCTCCAATACCGGCGTGGACAACCATTAAGGCATTATATGTTGCATTTGTTATAGTAAATGCACTTGTACTCGTAACTTTGGCTATAGAATCTCTAAATAATTCTCCGGAGACAACTCCTGCTTCTTCAATAATGTTTCCTCCGATAGTAATTGTTTTACCATAAGTTGAAACTGTACTCCCTGAC
The window above is part of the Candidatus Firestonebacteria bacterium RIFOXYD2_FULL_39_29 genome. Proteins encoded here:
- a CDS encoding histidine--tRNA ligase, yielding MNIKYTSPRGTKDVLPAETAKWQYIKTVARQVLNSFGYEEIIVPMFEHTDLFIRGIGETSDIVTKEMYTFLDKKGRSLTLRPEGTAGVVRAYLQNGLYNNPAPVKLFYIGSMFRYERPQAGRFREHVQVGVEAFGSASAYLDAEVIAAVVTIFTKLGLTGLITQLNSIGCKDCRPKYIEFLRAHFVRNNAGLCEACKVRAEKNPLRILDCKEESCKKIVANGKLPKMSDYLCVNCKNHFEELKDGLQLLKVNYKLNDSLVRGFDYYTGTVFEVHSEKLGAQSAIMGGGRYNNLVEEFGGEKTPAVGFGFGLERLVSVIDALEIKLPVENIPDLFIVHLGKPSMMKALKLAEELRQAGKCVQMVYEEKNIKNQMKAADVLKVKLVAIIGENELKEGVVTLKNMSDGSQKPVKMENLKEELGG